One genomic region from Pseudanabaena sp. FACHB-2040 encodes:
- a CDS encoding Uma2 family endonuclease, with translation MVKPSQLLTIPPLENGDRLNRYEFERRYDAMTHLKKAELIEGIVYMPAALRFKSHGQPHSRMLAWLGIYEAMTPSVAVGDAPTVRLDLDNEPQPDAVLLIDEAAGGQSRLSEDDYIEGPPELVVEIAASSVAIDLHAKKQAYRRNGVKEYIVWQVLDQKLSWFYLEQGEYRELSADPDRILRSRIFPGLWLAVEALLAEDMRQVLAVVQAGVQSAEHGDFVQKLSV, from the coding sequence ATGGTGAAACCTTCTCAACTCCTAACAATTCCGCCTTTGGAAAACGGCGATCGCTTGAACCGCTACGAATTTGAGCGGCGCTACGATGCAATGACCCATCTGAAGAAAGCGGAGCTAATCGAAGGAATTGTCTACATGCCTGCTGCTTTGCGTTTCAAGAGCCACGGCCAACCCCACAGTAGGATGCTAGCCTGGTTGGGAATTTATGAAGCAATGACGCCTTCTGTAGCAGTTGGGGATGCGCCAACCGTGAGGCTAGACTTGGACAACGAACCGCAGCCAGATGCAGTGCTGCTGATTGATGAGGCTGCGGGAGGGCAGAGCCGACTTAGCGAGGATGACTACATTGAAGGGCCTCCAGAACTGGTGGTTGAAATTGCGGCCAGTAGCGTAGCAATTGACCTACATGCGAAGAAGCAAGCCTATCGTCGTAATGGCGTGAAGGAATACATTGTCTGGCAGGTGCTCGACCAGAAGCTGAGCTGGTTTTACTTGGAGCAGGGCGAATATCGGGAACTGTCGGCAGACCCAGATCGGATTTTACGCAGCCGAATTTTTCCGGGACTTTGGCTGGCAGTGGAGGCGCTGCTAGCCGAAGATATGCGGCAGGTGTTGGCGGTTGTCCAGGCAGGGGTGCAGTCTGCTGAGCATGGTGACTTTGTCCAGAAGTTGAGTGTCTAG
- a CDS encoding Uma2 family endonuclease: MTLATAPPSTDQRIVLAGRTWEQFKLIQKGFEDSPGVRLAYFDGTIEILIPGREHEVFKGIIALLMGVFFEEKDIEFEPTGAMTQEQEGVVSAQADESYCIGTSKPTPDLSIEVVFTSGGRAKLQRYQALGVPEVWFWQDGVSTLYRLRQAGYELIERSEISQLATLDLELLGRCVLMGETSRLEAIREFRKAISKG, translated from the coding sequence ATGACCCTAGCAACAGCTCCCCCAAGCACTGATCAACGCATCGTTTTGGCAGGCCGCACCTGGGAGCAATTTAAGCTAATCCAGAAAGGCTTTGAGGACTCGCCTGGTGTTCGGCTGGCCTATTTTGACGGCACGATTGAGATTCTTATACCCGGACGTGAACACGAAGTCTTTAAGGGGATTATTGCCCTATTGATGGGTGTTTTCTTTGAGGAGAAGGACATTGAGTTTGAGCCGACTGGAGCGATGACTCAGGAGCAGGAAGGGGTCGTGTCAGCTCAGGCGGATGAGTCTTACTGCATTGGCACGTCTAAACCGACTCCGGATCTGTCTATTGAAGTCGTCTTTACTAGTGGCGGTCGAGCTAAGCTGCAGCGGTACCAAGCCTTGGGGGTACCTGAGGTGTGGTTTTGGCAGGATGGGGTATCTACACTCTATCGTCTGCGGCAGGCGGGGTATGAGCTGATTGAGCGCAGTGAGATTTCGCAACTGGCAACGCTCGATCTGGAACTGCTGGGTCGGTGTGTGCTGATGGGTGAGACGTCTAGGCTAGAAGCTATCCGCGAATTTCGTAAGGCCATTAGCAAAGGGTAG
- a CDS encoding molybdenum cofactor biosynthesis protein MoaE — MPSVVPASTSTAADDLRITFAPLSLDQAYALADAPQNGAVVVMSGMVRDNTDGQPVVALEYQAYEPMALAVFKQIAAEIRQTWPDVSRVVIHHRTGRLVVGEISVLVAVGCPHRSEAFAACKYAIDTLKHNAPIWKKEHWADGSTSWVSIGACEEPGQGC, encoded by the coding sequence ATGCCTTCTGTCGTTCCCGCTTCGACTTCAACTGCTGCTGACGATCTCCGCATTACCTTTGCGCCGCTCTCGCTCGATCAGGCCTATGCGCTGGCCGATGCGCCGCAGAACGGAGCTGTCGTAGTCATGAGCGGCATGGTACGAGACAACACAGACGGCCAGCCTGTGGTTGCCCTGGAATATCAGGCTTACGAACCGATGGCGCTAGCGGTGTTTAAGCAGATTGCGGCAGAGATTCGGCAGACCTGGCCCGATGTCAGCCGAGTGGTGATTCACCATCGCACCGGCAGATTAGTAGTCGGGGAGATCAGTGTGCTGGTGGCGGTAGGCTGCCCCCACCGCTCGGAGGCGTTTGCGGCCTGCAAATATGCGATCGACACGCTTAAGCACAACGCTCCCATATGGAAAAAGGAGCACTGGGCCGATGGTTCTACGAGCTGGGTCAGCATTGGGGCCTGCGAGGAACCTGGGCAGGGGTGTTAA
- a CDS encoding YdcF family protein, which yields MIDPSLCQETVESSLVPIKHMIFRWVTQPTLVVPVLLAFTGLPWLLRAERWKRPVSRIGLTLTLIYLVLFSPTIAKIGSRFLMVGVPQDPGQPADAIVVLGRGTPLRPSRVDVATELWQQERAPLIFTSGRGDAIEIAQKLKSKGVPAQALDGEPCSSTTEENAEFTAALLRPQGVQRIVLVTDPPHMLRSQLTFQSFGFKVTPHISPLPGDLENRGNQVLVLREWAGLIAYGLMGRYFARSESPEVPWANQTLTPTALNPSQLPLQAISAVADRDQV from the coding sequence ATGATCGATCCATCGTTGTGTCAAGAAACCGTAGAAAGCAGTTTGGTACCAATCAAACACATGATTTTTCGTTGGGTAACTCAGCCTACCCTCGTTGTGCCGGTGCTGCTGGCGTTTACCGGCCTGCCGTGGCTGCTGCGAGCTGAACGCTGGAAACGCCCCGTCAGCCGCATCGGGCTGACGTTAACACTCATTTACCTGGTACTGTTTTCCCCCACGATTGCCAAAATAGGCAGTCGTTTTTTAATGGTGGGGGTTCCCCAAGACCCAGGGCAGCCTGCCGATGCCATTGTCGTCTTGGGTCGAGGAACCCCTTTGCGGCCTAGCCGGGTAGACGTTGCCACCGAGCTGTGGCAGCAAGAGCGGGCACCGTTGATCTTCACCAGTGGCCGGGGAGACGCCATCGAAATCGCCCAAAAGCTGAAGTCTAAGGGAGTACCGGCCCAAGCCTTAGATGGCGAGCCCTGCTCCTCAACTACCGAGGAAAATGCTGAGTTCACGGCAGCCCTACTGCGGCCCCAGGGAGTGCAGCGAATTGTGCTGGTGACCGACCCGCCACATATGCTGCGATCGCAACTCACCTTCCAGAGCTTTGGCTTTAAGGTCACCCCTCACATCAGCCCTCTTCCCGGCGACCTAGAGAATCGGGGCAATCAGGTGCTGGTCTTGCGTGAGTGGGCAGGGCTAATTGCCTACGGGCTCATGGGCCGCTACTTCGCCCGCTCAGAGTCGCCCGAGGTGCCCTGGGCCAACCAGACCCTTACCCCAACTGCGCTCAATCCTTCGCAATTACCCCTCCAAGCCATCAGTGCCGTGGCCGACCGAGATCAGGTATAG
- a CDS encoding aspartate carbamoyltransferase catalytic subunit — MNNAPWNRRHVISLADFTAAELETVMQTAVSFREVLSRRTKKVPALQGLVVTNLFFEPSTRTRSSFELAAKRLSADVLNFAPGTSSLTKGETILDTAKTYLAMGTNLMVIRHGESGVPDAIAAEMDRLQTGVGVLNAGDGLHEHPSQALLDLFTLCMALDPENPSIASLKGKKIAIVGDILHSRVARSNLWSLSAAGAEVHLAAPPTLLPPGFAEAFVALSPIDIPRPIVQHWALEPALADADFVMTLRLQKERMAQHLLPSLREYHQQFGVTCDRIAYCQPQVKVLHPGPVNRGVEISSELMDDPHRSLISDQVTNGVAVRMALLYLISVGHGTDGLEG, encoded by the coding sequence ATGAATAATGCCCCCTGGAATCGACGTCACGTTATTTCCCTGGCAGACTTTACGGCAGCGGAGCTAGAAACCGTTATGCAGACGGCTGTGAGCTTTCGGGAGGTGCTGTCGCGCCGGACTAAGAAGGTGCCTGCCCTGCAGGGCCTGGTGGTGACGAATCTGTTTTTTGAACCGTCTACCCGGACTCGCAGCAGCTTTGAACTGGCGGCCAAGCGCCTCTCGGCGGATGTGCTCAACTTTGCACCGGGCACCTCATCCTTGACCAAGGGCGAAACCATTTTGGATACGGCTAAGACCTATCTAGCGATGGGCACTAACCTGATGGTGATTCGCCACGGTGAGTCGGGGGTGCCAGATGCGATCGCAGCCGAAATGGACCGACTGCAAACTGGAGTCGGCGTTCTCAATGCGGGGGACGGCCTGCACGAACATCCTTCCCAAGCGCTCCTGGATCTTTTCACACTCTGTATGGCCCTTGATCCGGAAAATCCCAGCATCGCCTCGCTGAAAGGTAAGAAGATTGCCATTGTGGGCGACATTTTGCACTCGCGAGTGGCCCGATCTAACCTATGGAGCCTCAGCGCTGCTGGGGCCGAGGTTCATCTAGCAGCGCCGCCAACGCTGCTGCCGCCGGGATTTGCTGAGGCGTTTGTGGCCCTTTCACCCATAGACATTCCCCGCCCTATTGTGCAGCACTGGGCGCTGGAGCCAGCCCTGGCCGATGCCGACTTTGTCATGACCCTGCGGCTACAGAAAGAACGCATGGCCCAGCACCTGCTGCCCAGCCTGCGGGAGTATCATCAGCAGTTTGGGGTGACGTGCGATCGCATTGCCTACTGCCAGCCTCAGGTAAAGGTGCTGCACCCCGGCCCGGTAAACCGGGGCGTGGAAATTAGCTCTGAGCTGATGGATGACCCCCACCGCAGCCTGATTTCAGACCAAGTGACTAACGGGGTGGCGGTTAGAATGGCGCTGCTATACCTGATCTCGGTCGGCCACGGCACTGATGGCTTGGAGGGGTAA
- a CDS encoding DNA-3-methyladenine glycosylase gives MSLKVIADPIAPDWLARPSLVVAPDLLGCQLVRRWPDGRILRGVIVETEAYAPGDPACHAYRRRTDRNQVMFGPAGFSYVYLIYGMYHCLNVVTDADGVPSAVLIRALELEAIPDWLSGSAREKPVRWAAGPGKLCRVFDVDRSLSALPLSTNSPLWLEHRDTRWQTLLADTAAVTQTTRIGLTQGADLPWRWYATASLAVSKR, from the coding sequence GTGTCTCTTAAGGTAATTGCAGACCCTATCGCTCCTGACTGGCTGGCGCGGCCTTCGCTGGTGGTGGCTCCTGATTTGCTGGGCTGTCAACTGGTCAGACGTTGGCCCGACGGGCGGATATTGCGTGGTGTGATTGTGGAAACGGAGGCGTATGCGCCTGGCGATCCGGCCTGCCACGCCTACCGCAGACGCACCGATCGCAATCAGGTGATGTTTGGGCCTGCCGGATTTAGCTATGTGTATCTGATCTATGGCATGTACCACTGTCTGAACGTGGTGACTGATGCTGACGGCGTTCCCAGTGCGGTGCTGATTCGGGCGCTGGAATTAGAGGCTATTCCAGATTGGCTAAGCGGGTCGGCGCGAGAAAAGCCTGTCCGCTGGGCGGCTGGGCCGGGTAAGCTCTGCCGCGTGTTTGACGTTGATCGCAGTCTGAGTGCTCTGCCTCTATCAACAAATTCGCCGCTGTGGCTAGAGCACCGCGATACCCGCTGGCAGACACTGCTGGCAGACACTGCTGCTGTAACTCAGACCACGCGAATTGGCCTGACTCAGGGCGCTGATTTGCCCTGGCGCTGGTACGCGACGGCGTCTTTGGCAGTGTCTAAGCGCTAG
- a CDS encoding MBL fold metallo-hydrolase, whose amino-acid sequence MSELACLPYSVGHGHEGVCLQVQIGPYRVLLDCGLAEGVGIPPDPAGGGQPVDLVLCSHAHPDHVSGLLEFHQTYPKVPIFASEVTAQLLPLNWQDSKPVPADLCHALPWRTPIEVAKGLTLQLWPAGHLPGAACVLLSYVAPERTYTAFYTGDFFLSNSRLVEGLPLEEVRGLKPDVLILEGSYGTARYPHRRQQENRLADNVFHLLQEGRSVLLPTPTLGIGQELAMLLRSHHQFTGQDLTVWVDPVVAAGCDMYLELMPYFPSSVQNFARHQPLFWDERILPRVRRIPAEGLPELDAPSIVIGHRTSDLSSHCSNSPYPWTILFPESFATSIATVALQTHSNDANPTLDWLQLLAPEMESGRVQIATYLLTTHSDATGTTQLIHNLRPQHVVFVHGDSSNLSDLACLEDLQNRYQLHLPSAGNSVDLPIGETFVQPAAPDIVYDGEVTETGDGITVLLPETLTADPRWMRFGDTGVLQARWQGDELVLHGVSQHELLSDANAAVNTPYQECCQRCVHMRGQRCWNTASPLYRFRVTPEGYCPAFEAQSNMRSQPNSDSSEETA is encoded by the coding sequence GTGAGTGAGCTGGCTTGTCTACCGTATAGTGTCGGCCACGGCCATGAGGGTGTCTGTCTTCAGGTTCAGATAGGTCCTTATCGGGTTCTCCTGGACTGTGGCCTGGCAGAGGGGGTCGGCATTCCACCTGACCCAGCTGGTGGCGGCCAGCCCGTCGATTTGGTGCTGTGCAGCCACGCCCACCCCGATCACGTGAGTGGGCTGCTGGAGTTTCACCAGACCTACCCAAAAGTTCCGATCTTTGCCAGCGAGGTGACCGCTCAGCTGCTGCCCCTAAACTGGCAAGACTCAAAGCCGGTCCCTGCCGATCTCTGTCATGCCCTGCCTTGGCGCACGCCGATTGAGGTAGCCAAAGGGCTGACTCTACAGCTTTGGCCCGCCGGACATCTGCCGGGAGCGGCCTGTGTCTTGCTCAGCTATGTGGCCCCAGAGCGCACCTACACCGCTTTCTATACTGGAGACTTTTTCCTTTCAAACTCCCGATTGGTGGAGGGGCTACCCCTGGAAGAGGTACGGGGCCTCAAGCCCGACGTACTGATTTTAGAAGGCAGCTACGGCACCGCCCGCTATCCTCACAGGCGGCAGCAGGAAAACCGGCTGGCCGATAATGTGTTTCATCTCCTGCAGGAGGGCCGCAGTGTGTTGCTCCCCACGCCAACTTTAGGCATTGGGCAAGAGCTGGCTATGCTGCTGCGGAGCCATCACCAGTTTACGGGTCAGGATCTAACGGTTTGGGTTGATCCAGTCGTGGCTGCTGGCTGCGATATGTATCTGGAGCTGATGCCCTACTTTCCCAGCAGCGTTCAAAATTTTGCTCGCCATCAGCCGCTATTTTGGGATGAGCGAATTTTGCCTCGGGTGCGCCGCATTCCGGCTGAGGGTCTGCCAGAGCTAGATGCGCCCTCGATTGTGATTGGGCACCGGACCTCGGATCTCAGCAGCCACTGCAGCAACTCACCCTACCCCTGGACTATCCTGTTTCCAGAGTCTTTTGCCACCAGCATCGCCACAGTTGCCCTGCAGACTCACTCCAACGACGCCAACCCCACCCTGGATTGGCTGCAGCTGCTGGCCCCCGAGATGGAATCGGGCCGAGTCCAGATCGCCACCTACCTCTTAACTACCCACAGCGATGCGACGGGAACCACTCAGCTGATTCACAACCTGCGGCCTCAGCATGTGGTGTTTGTCCACGGTGACTCTAGCAACCTGTCGGATCTAGCCTGTTTAGAAGATCTACAAAACCGCTACCAGCTGCATCTGCCGTCTGCTGGCAACTCCGTAGACCTGCCAATTGGCGAAACTTTTGTGCAGCCTGCGGCTCCCGATATCGTGTATGACGGGGAGGTAACAGAGACCGGCGACGGCATTACCGTTCTGCTGCCAGAAACCCTCACTGCCGACCCACGCTGGATGCGGTTTGGCGATACGGGGGTACTCCAGGCTCGCTGGCAGGGAGATGAACTGGTTTTGCATGGGGTGAGCCAGCATGAACTGCTCAGTGATGCCAACGCTGCTGTCAATACGCCCTATCAAGAGTGCTGTCAGCGCTGTGTCCACATGCGAGGTCAGCGCTGCTGGAATACCGCCTCGCCGCTGTACCGCTTTCGGGTGACACCGGAGGGTTACTGTCCAGCGTTTGAGGCGCAGTCGAACATGCGATCGCAACCCAACTCCGACTCGTCCGAAGAGACTGCCTAG
- a CDS encoding DUF6679 family protein has product MLHRKIYQLCCDGREVWIFLRDQQRWIERARILDIEGDLVTVRYETEEEDEICSWEEMLRLESIGSVMQKLATVPRGDVELLVSDDCPETEQIRDHRSESNPD; this is encoded by the coding sequence ATGCTGCACCGCAAGATCTATCAACTCTGCTGTGACGGTCGAGAAGTCTGGATCTTTCTGCGGGACCAACAGCGGTGGATTGAACGGGCGCGCATTCTAGATATTGAAGGTGACCTGGTCACCGTGCGCTACGAGACAGAAGAGGAAGACGAAATTTGCTCCTGGGAAGAAATGCTTCGGCTAGAGAGCATTGGCTCGGTAATGCAGAAGCTGGCAACGGTTCCTCGGGGTGATGTGGAGCTGCTAGTTTCTGATGATTGCCCAGAAACTGAGCAAATTCGGGACCATCGCTCTGAGTCTAATCCTGATTAA
- a CDS encoding creatininase family protein translates to MLLHLSTWPEVEAYLAQSKGIIFPIGSTEQHGPTGLIGTDAICAETIAKGVGEEVKALVGPTINVGMALHHTAFPGSLSLRPSTLIALIQDYLKPLARYGFTRFFFINGHGGNVATLKAAFSETYAALSDLNLPQAEQVRCRVANWYMASGVYQIAKELYGNQEGSHATPSEVALTQFAYPDHIKQAPLEPPIAPAGHPIYGAANFRQHYPDGRMGSNPALATPEHGQRLYEAAVKELSQEYLRFLAEE, encoded by the coding sequence ATGCTGCTGCACCTATCTACCTGGCCGGAAGTAGAAGCTTACCTAGCTCAGTCTAAAGGCATTATTTTCCCTATTGGCTCCACTGAGCAGCATGGCCCGACCGGCCTGATCGGCACCGATGCCATCTGTGCTGAAACAATTGCCAAAGGGGTGGGAGAAGAAGTTAAGGCGCTAGTTGGCCCGACGATTAATGTCGGCATGGCACTGCACCATACAGCTTTTCCTGGCAGTCTCAGCCTCAGGCCCAGCACGCTGATTGCGCTAATTCAGGACTACCTCAAGCCCTTAGCCCGTTACGGCTTTACCCGGTTCTTTTTCATCAACGGCCACGGCGGCAATGTTGCCACTCTCAAAGCGGCTTTTTCAGAAACCTATGCGGCTCTCAGCGATCTCAACCTGCCCCAGGCCGAGCAGGTACGCTGCCGAGTCGCCAACTGGTACATGGCCAGCGGTGTGTATCAGATAGCCAAAGAACTCTACGGCAATCAGGAAGGCTCTCACGCAACCCCCAGTGAGGTGGCCCTGACCCAGTTTGCCTACCCCGACCACATCAAGCAGGCCCCTTTGGAGCCACCCATTGCCCCAGCCGGTCACCCCATTTATGGGGCAGCAAATTTTCGCCAGCACTACCCGGATGGCCGCATGGGGTCTAATCCAGCGCTAGCTACCCCAGAGCATGGGCAGCGGCTTTATGAGGCAGCGGTTAAGGAATTGAGTCAGGAGTATTTGAGGTTTTTGGCGGAGGAGTAG
- a CDS encoding FKBP-type peptidyl-prolyl cis-trans isomerase: MREILISFGILALCCGVLLIAQLTGTSPDAIAATFSSPAEPTETIQLAQSAADLIPANVPGEEASSMTEENLSPTPEENLTTTSSGLQYIDLVEGTGAMPQTGQRVTVHYTGTLENGTTFDSSRDRGRPFQFNIGVGQVIKGWDEGVGTMRVGGQRKLVVPPELGYGARGAGGVIPPNSTLIFDVELLSLG, translated from the coding sequence GTGCGGGAAATTTTGATTAGCTTTGGCATTTTGGCTCTTTGCTGCGGAGTGCTGCTGATAGCTCAGCTGACGGGCACCTCGCCGGATGCGATCGCAGCTACCTTCTCCAGCCCGGCTGAGCCTACCGAAACGATACAGCTAGCCCAGTCGGCTGCTGATCTGATCCCAGCAAATGTCCCAGGCGAGGAAGCCTCATCCATGACCGAAGAGAACCTAAGTCCGACACCCGAAGAAAACCTAACTACGACCAGCTCTGGCCTGCAGTATATCGACCTGGTAGAAGGCACAGGCGCGATGCCCCAAACAGGCCAAAGGGTCACCGTTCACTACACTGGCACTTTGGAAAACGGCACCACCTTTGATAGCTCTCGCGATCGGGGTCGTCCGTTTCAGTTCAATATTGGTGTAGGCCAAGTGATCAAAGGCTGGGATGAAGGTGTCGGCACCATGCGAGTTGGCGGTCAGCGCAAGCTGGTCGTTCCGCCCGAGCTAGGCTACGGAGCCCGGGGCGCAGGCGGTGTCATTCCACCCAACTCCACCCTGATTTTCGATGTGGAGCTGCTCAGCCTCGGCTAA
- a CDS encoding phasin family protein: protein MENNNLLRQLLMIGVGTTSLVAEQLRQVTEEWVRDGKFNPEQARSFVDDFMKQFNTVNGSVEDQLHRQFRNVLQDLGVPRQAEMDELRGRLDRLERQVRDLENKLWR, encoded by the coding sequence ATGGAAAATAACAACCTGCTCCGGCAGCTTCTGATGATTGGCGTTGGTACGACTTCCCTGGTAGCTGAGCAGCTGCGCCAGGTAACTGAGGAATGGGTTCGCGACGGCAAATTCAATCCGGAACAGGCCCGCAGCTTTGTCGATGATTTTATGAAGCAGTTCAATACGGTCAACGGCTCGGTGGAAGACCAGCTGCATCGTCAGTTCCGCAATGTGCTGCAAGATTTGGGTGTGCCCCGGCAGGCAGAAATGGATGAACTGCGGGGCCGCTTAGACCGGCTAGAGCGGCAGGTACGAGATTTAGAGAATAAGCTCTGGCGGTAG
- a CDS encoding phosphatidate cytidylyltransferase, translating to MPWSRIISGIVAIAVALGMILLGGWYFTVGFGVIVFLGQLEIFQLVRAKGILPAAKTTLLVSQILLLTAHIAPSLASALLTVGGTFICFYLLFQPKFATIADVAASILGLFYGGYLPSFWIRLRDLGSAEVANLPLGGYWPESWLSITALPQGLTVTLLAFACIWASDIGAYAIGRLFGRTPLSNISPKKTVEGALFGMAASICVGLLGSYSLHWPLWPLAGSALGILIGTSSLLGDLTESLMKRDAGVKDSGDLIPGHGGMLDRTDSYVFTGALVYYFVTLLLPVLPQR from the coding sequence ATGCCGTGGTCTCGGATTATTAGCGGAATTGTTGCGATCGCAGTCGCTCTCGGCATGATCCTGCTGGGCGGCTGGTATTTCACGGTGGGCTTTGGCGTAATTGTCTTCCTCGGCCAGCTAGAAATTTTTCAGCTGGTGCGGGCAAAAGGCATTCTCCCGGCTGCCAAGACCACGCTGCTAGTCAGCCAAATTCTTTTGCTGACGGCCCACATTGCGCCTTCTCTAGCCAGTGCCCTGCTCACCGTTGGCGGCACTTTTATCTGCTTCTATCTGTTGTTTCAGCCCAAATTTGCCACCATTGCCGATGTGGCCGCGTCTATCCTAGGGCTGTTTTATGGCGGCTATCTGCCCAGCTTCTGGATTCGCCTGCGAGATCTGGGTAGCGCCGAGGTAGCTAACCTGCCGCTAGGAGGCTACTGGCCCGAATCTTGGCTGTCGATCACCGCGCTGCCTCAGGGGCTGACTGTCACCTTGCTGGCCTTTGCCTGTATTTGGGCCTCTGATATTGGGGCCTATGCCATAGGTCGCCTGTTTGGCCGTACTCCACTGTCCAACATCAGCCCCAAAAAGACCGTAGAAGGGGCGCTGTTCGGCATGGCGGCCAGCATCTGCGTGGGTCTGCTGGGCAGCTATTCGCTGCACTGGCCGCTCTGGCCGCTGGCCGGGTCGGCGCTAGGCATTTTAATTGGTACCTCCAGTCTGCTAGGCGACCTGACCGAATCGCTGATGAAGCGAGATGCTGGGGTCAAAGACTCTGGCGATTTGATTCCAGGCCACGGCGGCATGCTCGATCGCACCGACAGTTACGTCTTTACCGGGGCCTTGGTTTATTACTTTGTTACGCTGCTATTACCAGTTTTGCCCCAGCGTTAA